A genomic window from Halogeometricum borinquense DSM 11551 includes:
- a CDS encoding ABC transporter substrate-binding protein, whose protein sequence is MANDGIKRNGATRRDYLKYGGAILGSGIVAGCTGESDSEATETSTSTETATATETETETATEAAADGSYSVTMEPVGTVEFDSVPETWATYCQGYADMGIALGQADGLLSVGYKPRLHTHWYEELDGVSVDKESLQELYQGGIDKELFYTMDADIHVIDPNWIINNFKGWEQADIDEITEGVAPFIGNLIFRHTDTWHEDYQYYTMYEAFEKVAEIFQEQERYEAFKSLHDEYVRGRVAEQLPAESEAASAALIYAAGNEPEKFSPYRLNTGGTSIKHLRDLKVKDAFEGTDVKGISSTNRTKIDYEQLLEVDPDTLLLKGHETKTEAEFQNTLVKHMKNHDIGSQLTAVKNDRVFRGGPTYQGPIHNLFLVERTAKDLYPDTFSGELFDRQRVADIVTGDF, encoded by the coding sequence ATGGCTAACGACGGTATCAAACGCAACGGAGCGACGCGGCGAGACTATCTGAAGTACGGCGGAGCGATTCTCGGCAGTGGGATCGTCGCCGGTTGTACGGGCGAGTCGGACTCGGAAGCGACCGAAACATCGACTTCGACGGAGACAGCCACTGCCACTGAGACGGAAACAGAGACGGCAACCGAGGCGGCCGCGGACGGGTCGTATTCAGTGACGATGGAGCCGGTTGGCACCGTCGAATTCGACAGCGTTCCCGAAACGTGGGCGACGTACTGTCAGGGATACGCCGACATGGGTATCGCTCTCGGTCAGGCGGACGGACTACTGAGCGTCGGATACAAGCCCCGACTCCACACGCACTGGTACGAGGAACTGGACGGAGTCAGCGTCGACAAGGAGTCGCTGCAAGAACTCTACCAGGGCGGCATCGACAAGGAACTGTTCTACACGATGGACGCCGACATCCACGTTATCGACCCGAACTGGATTATAAACAACTTCAAAGGGTGGGAGCAGGCCGACATCGACGAGATCACGGAGGGCGTTGCGCCGTTCATCGGGAATCTCATCTTCCGTCACACGGACACGTGGCACGAGGACTACCAGTACTACACGATGTACGAGGCGTTCGAGAAAGTAGCGGAGATATTCCAAGAACAGGAGCGGTACGAGGCGTTCAAATCGCTCCACGACGAGTACGTTCGCGGCCGTGTTGCCGAACAGTTGCCTGCTGAGTCCGAGGCGGCCTCCGCTGCGCTCATTTACGCCGCGGGCAACGAACCCGAGAAGTTCTCACCCTACCGACTCAACACCGGCGGAACAAGCATCAAGCACCTGCGAGATCTGAAGGTGAAAGACGCGTTCGAGGGTACCGATGTCAAAGGAATCAGTTCGACCAACCGGACGAAAATCGACTACGAGCAACTCCTCGAAGTTGACCCCGACACGCTGTTACTCAAAGGACACGAGACGAAGACCGAAGCGGAGTTCCAGAATACGCTCGTCAAGCACATGAAGAACCACGACATCGGAAGCCAACTCACCGCCGTCAAGAACGACCGCGTCTTCCGCGGCGGACCGACGTACCAAGGACCGATTCACAACCTCTTCTTAGTCGAACGAACTGCAAAGGACCTCTACCCGGACACGTTCTCCGGAGAACTGTTCGACCGCCAGCGGGTTGCGGACATCGTCACCGGCGACTTCTAA
- a CDS encoding winged helix-turn-helix domain-containing protein, producing MDRWSSEEPDDPALPTVLKSLDDDKCRTILTLLDNPKSASELCEECDLPSSTVYRKLELLRESMLVREYTEVRRDGPNATLYERDFTDISISITDDEFTMAVSRPEEDPEDRLATFWSAMKEESQ from the coding sequence ATGGATCGATGGTCATCCGAAGAACCCGACGACCCCGCTCTTCCGACGGTGTTGAAGTCGCTCGACGATGACAAGTGCCGGACAATATTGACGCTACTGGACAACCCGAAATCTGCAAGTGAACTCTGTGAGGAGTGCGATCTTCCGAGTTCGACAGTGTATCGGAAACTCGAACTGCTCCGCGAATCGATGCTCGTTCGGGAATACACGGAAGTTCGGCGTGACGGGCCAAACGCCACACTCTACGAACGGGATTTTACAGATATTTCAATCAGCATCACCGACGACGAGTTTACGATGGCAGTTTCCCGCCCAGAAGAGGATCCAGAGGACCGCCTAGCCACGTTCTGGTCAGCAATGAAGGAGGAATCGCAATGA
- a CDS encoding DUF7521 family protein, whose product MNVSIILLVVVKIVALVLGGIVSLMAYRAYNRTRIAGLQFFAIGLAVITLGTFLVGVFHHLGGASATIGMLLESVIISIGFVVMIYGLKQT is encoded by the coding sequence ATGAATGTATCTATTATTCTACTTGTTGTCGTCAAGATTGTTGCCCTCGTCCTCGGGGGTATCGTGTCTCTGATGGCATACAGAGCCTACAATCGAACGCGAATCGCAGGTCTCCAATTCTTTGCGATAGGGTTGGCGGTCATCACGCTCGGAACGTTTCTCGTCGGGGTGTTCCACCATCTCGGTGGTGCTTCTGCTACTATCGGAATGCTCCTTGAGAGTGTGATCATCAGTATCGGGTTCGTTGTCATGATCTACGGGCTCAAACAGACGTAG
- a CDS encoding efflux RND transporter permease subunit: MKRGLTSRYADVLASRSRLIIALLLVVSAVVGAGAVLGTTGEEQIGQASIDSTEQAALDRIEATYETDDAVVAQVVVRDEGGDVLTRESLLESLRLQQAFRKNESINATLRDGTGTVGIENVVANVAYAHEQREHAKTSGTNGNSGSNTSAAGRGQSSEPTLSQQIAAVESSSDEEIETYLSRILDPDASVPGSDPTEFLPTDYEPGTTSADARTTLVFQKSPSSSATTTQTVNDAQVTINSLVEKRFADAFVFGQGIIDEESSQAIGDTFIIITPVAVVLLLVVLTIAYRDLVDVLVSVFGVGIVMVWYAGVQGWLGIPSNSTLIAVPFLLIGLSIDYSLHVVMRYREAREGTLDTDGESVGRRDPATAMRLGIAGVVLALATAAFSTAVGFFSNYISPLGSIQDFAILSGVGIVAIFVVFAALVPAVKLELEQFFDRRGRDRRNPAVGVSSGWLNRLLSGTASLARRAPIVVIVISLLLASAGAYGATGIDTEFNQADFLPQEAPTWMESLPEPFAPGDYDISENLDYLSDNFRQRGQGSAGQVLIRGNVTAPALLTAVNDVSHNTDSSGTIVVGSDGRAAIEGPVSVLRTVAAENQTVANAIETRDTDGDGLPDKDVATVYDLLFDAAPEQASSVLYRTDNGSYQSARLTVGVQGNASAQSVASDVRGVSSAIEGDAPVRATATGGPVITAVVQGALFETLVEGFAITLGVILTLLIGLYWWRHRAPGLGVVTLVPVLIALAWLLGTMAALDIPFNSETVVITSLAIGLGVDYSIHASERFVDERARSDSLADSLSRALTGTGGALLGSAVTTAAGFGVLALALSPPLQRFGIVTGLSIIYAFVACVTVLPCLLVIRERLLTRIA, translated from the coding sequence ATGAAACGGGGACTGACGTCGCGGTATGCGGACGTACTGGCTTCGCGGAGCAGATTAATCATTGCTCTGTTGCTCGTCGTCAGTGCCGTCGTTGGCGCTGGTGCGGTTTTGGGGACCACTGGGGAAGAACAAATTGGCCAAGCTAGCATCGATTCTACGGAACAGGCAGCGCTTGACCGTATTGAAGCGACGTACGAGACCGATGACGCAGTGGTCGCACAGGTTGTCGTCAGAGATGAAGGCGGTGATGTTCTCACTCGTGAGTCGTTACTCGAAAGTCTCCGTCTTCAGCAAGCGTTCCGCAAAAACGAATCGATCAATGCGACGCTCCGCGACGGGACAGGAACCGTCGGCATCGAGAATGTAGTTGCAAACGTTGCGTACGCTCACGAGCAGCGCGAACACGCCAAGACATCGGGTACCAACGGCAACTCCGGGAGTAATACATCGGCGGCAGGACGAGGTCAGTCGTCGGAGCCGACGCTCAGCCAGCAGATCGCAGCAGTTGAATCCAGCTCGGACGAGGAAATCGAAACGTATCTCAGCCGAATCCTTGATCCAGATGCGTCCGTTCCTGGTAGCGACCCAACCGAATTCCTGCCAACGGATTACGAACCAGGGACGACGAGTGCTGATGCGAGAACAACCCTCGTCTTTCAGAAAAGCCCGAGCAGTTCGGCGACGACGACTCAGACGGTAAACGACGCGCAAGTGACCATCAACTCGCTAGTCGAGAAGCGCTTCGCCGACGCGTTCGTCTTCGGGCAAGGAATCATCGACGAAGAGTCTTCACAGGCCATCGGCGATACGTTCATCATCATCACACCCGTTGCAGTTGTCCTCCTGCTCGTTGTCCTCACGATTGCTTACCGCGACCTCGTGGACGTTCTCGTGAGCGTCTTCGGTGTCGGCATCGTGATGGTTTGGTACGCTGGCGTACAGGGGTGGCTCGGAATTCCGTCGAATTCGACCCTTATCGCCGTTCCGTTCCTGCTTATTGGACTCAGTATCGACTATTCCCTCCACGTCGTCATGCGCTACCGCGAGGCACGAGAAGGGACGCTTGACACTGACGGCGAGAGTGTCGGTCGGCGAGATCCGGCGACAGCGATGCGTCTCGGGATTGCTGGTGTCGTTCTCGCGTTGGCTACCGCCGCGTTCTCGACGGCGGTCGGCTTTTTCTCGAATTACATCAGTCCGCTGGGCTCGATTCAGGACTTCGCCATTCTGAGTGGTGTCGGCATCGTCGCTATCTTTGTCGTTTTCGCCGCGCTCGTGCCAGCCGTCAAACTCGAACTCGAACAGTTCTTCGACCGCCGTGGCCGCGACCGACGCAATCCCGCTGTCGGCGTCAGTTCGGGGTGGCTGAATCGTCTTCTCTCGGGTACTGCTTCGCTCGCGCGACGGGCGCCCATTGTCGTAATCGTCATCTCACTGCTGCTCGCTTCCGCAGGTGCATACGGTGCGACCGGTATCGACACGGAGTTCAATCAGGCTGATTTCCTGCCACAGGAGGCGCCGACGTGGATGGAGTCGCTTCCGGAACCGTTCGCACCCGGCGATTATGATATCAGCGAGAATCTCGACTACCTGAGCGACAATTTCCGCCAACGTGGACAGGGATCGGCGGGACAGGTACTGATACGTGGAAACGTGACTGCGCCAGCACTGCTCACTGCGGTCAACGACGTCAGTCACAATACGGACAGTAGTGGGACAATCGTCGTCGGTTCTGATGGAAGAGCCGCCATTGAGGGTCCAGTATCCGTCCTTCGTACTGTCGCCGCCGAAAATCAGACGGTGGCCAATGCAATCGAAACGCGTGATACGGACGGTGATGGGCTCCCGGACAAGGATGTCGCCACGGTTTATGATCTCCTGTTTGATGCCGCTCCCGAACAAGCGTCGTCAGTCCTCTATCGCACCGATAACGGATCGTATCAGTCTGCTCGATTGACTGTGGGCGTTCAGGGTAACGCCTCGGCTCAATCGGTCGCAAGCGATGTACGAGGAGTCTCCTCGGCAATCGAAGGGGACGCACCAGTACGAGCCACTGCGACGGGTGGTCCGGTCATCACTGCGGTCGTTCAGGGTGCCCTGTTCGAGACGCTCGTCGAAGGATTCGCTATCACACTCGGTGTCATTCTCACCCTGCTTATCGGGTTATACTGGTGGCGGCATCGCGCACCTGGGTTGGGTGTGGTGACGCTCGTGCCCGTCTTGATCGCGCTCGCGTGGTTGCTCGGGACGATGGCAGCGCTCGATATCCCCTTCAACAGCGAGACTGTCGTGATTACGAGTCTGGCGATTGGCCTCGGCGTGGATTACAGCATCCACGCCAGCGAACGATTCGTTGACGAGCGCGCTCGCTCCGACTCACTTGCGGACTCACTATCGAGAGCGCTCACCGGAACCGGTGGTGCGTTGCTCGGAAGTGCAGTGACGACCGCAGCCGGCTTTGGAGTGCTTGCGCTGGCACTGTCGCCACCCCTCCAGCGGTTCGGCATCGTGACCGGACTGAGCATCATCTACGCATTTGTAGCATGCGTGACGGTGCTCCCTTGCCTGCTTGTGATTCGGGAGCGTCTTCTCACACGAATCGCTTGA
- a CDS encoding tyrosine-type recombinase/integrase, which produces MAVETADGEAVEDPVAYFLQDMTYHGKTERTRDAYERVLRRFEAFLTDPEANPMDAEKRVSEASHRDCMAWIHSLRRADAADSTIATYASYLHRFYAYMTQVGAFEANPMTLVMEEMDEQIDANPSRREISISGMRAFLREVHHPLDHAVMVTLLKTGMRVGELCNLDCRDVSLADDTPLGDVSNRAQLDGRGPSLYVSAEPAAGGTTNGERRTASNKRKRSTVVPVDEELEAVLTRWLAVRPDVTSPAEPLFVSTSGSWGNRLTTDMVHHLVERHAAERGWHRAGGDAEENVTPHYFRHFFTTHLRDRTGDRGIVKYLRGDVGGDIIDTYTHNWGDRVRETYEQHIYSLF; this is translated from the coding sequence ATGGCCGTTGAGACGGCCGACGGCGAGGCGGTCGAAGACCCCGTCGCGTACTTCCTCCAGGACATGACGTATCACGGGAAGACCGAGCGAACGAGAGACGCCTACGAGCGCGTCTTACGACGATTCGAGGCGTTCCTCACAGATCCCGAGGCGAACCCGATGGACGCAGAGAAACGCGTGTCAGAAGCGTCTCACCGCGATTGTATGGCGTGGATACACTCGCTCCGACGGGCGGACGCCGCCGACAGCACCATCGCCACCTACGCCTCCTACCTGCACCGGTTTTACGCCTACATGACGCAAGTCGGCGCGTTCGAGGCCAACCCGATGACGCTCGTGATGGAGGAGATGGACGAACAAATCGACGCGAATCCCTCGCGGCGCGAAATCTCTATTTCGGGGATGCGTGCGTTTCTGCGTGAGGTTCACCATCCGCTGGACCACGCAGTGATGGTAACCCTCCTCAAGACGGGGATGCGCGTCGGTGAGTTGTGCAATCTCGACTGTCGAGACGTCTCACTCGCAGACGATACACCGCTGGGTGATGTATCCAATCGCGCGCAACTGGATGGCCGCGGCCCGTCGCTGTACGTCTCGGCGGAGCCCGCAGCCGGGGGGACGACCAACGGCGAACGGCGCACGGCGTCGAACAAACGCAAGCGTTCGACCGTCGTCCCCGTTGACGAGGAGTTAGAAGCCGTCTTGACCCGGTGGCTGGCAGTGAGGCCGGACGTTACATCGCCCGCGGAACCACTGTTTGTCAGTACCTCGGGGAGTTGGGGGAACCGCTTGACGACGGACATGGTTCACCACCTCGTCGAACGACACGCTGCAGAGCGAGGCTGGCACCGTGCTGGCGGCGACGCAGAAGAGAACGTCACTCCTCACTACTTTCGACACTTCTTCACGACGCATCTACGCGACCGAACTGGGGACCGCGGCATCGTGAAGTACCTCCGAGGCGACGTCGGCGGCGACATCATCGACACCTACACGCACAACTGGGGTGATCGAGTTCGAGAGACGTACGAGCAGCATATTTATTCACTTTTCTGA
- a CDS encoding DUF5805 domain-containing protein — translation MASDGAETERKTVMTYVPAYQKERWKTHAEELGMSQSEFVRTMVQAGRRDFEIPDRTPDEPESDGADESSGGSEFESRVLDALSPADHRSWDELLDALTDDIEDRLDETLQDLQASNRVQYSGRHGGYALAPGAFEDDDGR, via the coding sequence ATGGCGAGTGACGGAGCAGAGACTGAACGAAAGACGGTGATGACGTACGTCCCCGCGTACCAGAAAGAGCGCTGGAAAACCCACGCCGAAGAACTCGGCATGAGCCAAAGCGAGTTCGTCCGGACGATGGTGCAGGCGGGCCGACGCGACTTCGAGATCCCGGATCGAACTCCGGACGAACCAGAGAGCGACGGGGCAGATGAAAGCAGCGGCGGAAGTGAGTTCGAATCTCGCGTTCTCGATGCTCTCTCTCCGGCCGACCATCGTTCGTGGGACGAACTGCTCGACGCACTGACCGACGATATCGAGGACAGACTCGACGAGACGTTACAGGATCTGCAGGCGTCGAACCGGGTGCAGTACAGCGGCCGACACGGCGGGTACGCTCTCGCCCCAGGTGCGTTCGAGGACGACGATGGCCGTTGA